A stretch of the Channa argus isolate prfri chromosome 9, Channa argus male v1.0, whole genome shotgun sequence genome encodes the following:
- the fgf9 gene encoding fibroblast growth factor 4, which produces MIRDAITIINLRTRHKATIAVRLDNSSYPVREEQKQQLLYCRVGIGFHLQILPSGSVKGVHKPTNYSWLKVFAMKHGVVGIRGVRSGLYLCMNGEGRAYGTEQFSDDCLLNENLEENHYTTYSSLSHPGIYLALSNKGDLRKGNSVSRHQPCTHFLPRRTQ; this is translated from the exons ATGATACGTGATGCTATAACGATTATAAACCTCAGGACTAGACACAAGGCCACCATAGCTGTCAGACTTG ATAATAGTTCTTATCCAGTCAGAGAAgagcaaaaacagcagctgctctACTGCCGTGTTGGGATTGGTTTCCATCTCCAGATTCTGCCCAGTGGCTCTGTAAAAGGGGTCCACAAACCCACTAACTACT CTTGGTTGAAGGTGTTTGCTATGAAGCATGGAGTGGTTGGAATCAGAGGAGTCAGGAGTGGCTTGTACCTCTGTATGAATGGAGAAGGAAGGGCATATGGAACA GAGCAGTTTTCTGACGACTGCCTGCTGAATGAGAACCTGGAGGAGAATCACTACACTACCTactcctctctgtctcacccGGGCATCTACCTGGCTCTCTCTAACAAGGGAGACCTAAGGAAGGGCAACAGTGTGAGCCGCCACCAGCCCTGCACCCACTTCCTACCACGGAGAACACAGTGA
- the ccdc93 gene encoding coiled-coil domain-containing protein 93 isoform X2 gives MATTSSVFHRVKTGSKIGVQYDQEGNLIQVETREDEEQSVKLSEILELLLAAGYFRSRIKGLSPFDKVVGGMTWCITTCNIEIDVDLLFQENSTIGQKIALTEKIVSVLPKMKCPHRLEPHQIQGLDFIHIFPVIQWLVKRAIETREEMGDYVRAYSISQFQKTHSLPEDEEFFQRKDKAVSAVLDVQEVYKPQRKYRRQKDAGELLDEESRVHSTLLEYGRRYGFSRQTKQDKVDGEKASMASSSQATPSGMAEVSEEDDLQAVEEMRIKTLMTNMAAMANEGGKLTASAVGQIVGLQSEEIKQIASEYAEKQSELTSEERSERFGPQQQHRRIVTSLNKQIQQKTKHLEELQAKHAEVKTGCDEAKRKLFEATKQSEKLEKEMKSLEELEEHADSSLLEKLRALVTMNENLKKQEQEFRTHCREEMTRLQQNIEELKMESGRDTEGEKERNQLIYKQYNTDREKLQKIRLLMARRNREIAILQRKIDEMPSRAELTQYQKRFIELYSQVSATHKETKQFFTLYNTLDDKKVYLEKEVNLLNSIHDNFQQAMSSSAAKEQFLRQMEQIVEGIKQSRIKMEKKKQENKMRRDQLNDEYLELLDKQRLYFKTVKDFKEECRKNEMLLSKLRAKGAS, from the exons ATGGCGACTACTTCGTCTGTTTTCCACCGAGTGAAAACTGGGTCAAAAATAGGGGTCCAGTACGACCAAGAGGGCAACCTTATCCAG GTGGAAACcagagaggatgaagagcagagcgTTAAGCTGTCAGAGATCCTGGAGCTTCTGCTGGCAGCTGGATACTTCAGATCGAGGATTAAGGGACTGTCTCCTTTCGATAAG GTAGTGGGGGGTATGACCTGGTGCATCACCACTTGTAACATTGAAATCGACGTGGATCTTCTTTTTCAAGAAAACTCAACCATTGGCCAGAAAAT AGCCCTGACAGAAAAAATAGTTTCTGTTCTACCGAAGATGAAGTGTCCTCATCGCCTGGAACCCCATCAAATCCAAGGCCTGGACttcattcacatttttccaGTGATACAA TGGCTGGTAAAGCGAGCCATAGAGACAAGGGAAGAGATGGGTGACTATGTGAGAGCCTACTCTATTTCTCAGTTCCAGAAGACCCACAGCCTTCCAGAG GATGAAGAGTTTTTTCAAAGAAAAGACAAGGCTGTGAGTGCAGTTCTAGATGTACAG GAAGTGTACAAACCACAGAGAAAGTACAGGAGACAGAAGGATGCAGGAGAGCTGCTGGACGAGGAGTCCAGGGTACACTCCACTCTGCTGGAATATGGCAG GCGATATGGATTCAGTAGGCAGACCAAACAAGACAAG GTGGATGGGGAGAAGGCTTCAATGGCTTCTAGTTCTCAGGCGACACCTTCTGGAATGGCAGAGGTGTCAGAAGAGGATGATCTACAGGCAGTAGAAGAG ATGCGAATCAAAACCCTGATGACCAACATGGCTGCCATGGCAAATGAAGGG GGGAAGTTGACTGCAAGTGCAGTGGGTCAGATAGTGGGACTGCAGTCTGAGGAGATCAAACAGATTGCCTCCGAGTATGCTGAGAAG CAGTCAGAATTGACCTCAGAGGAGCGTTCCGAGAGATTTGGCCCACAACAGCAACACCGCAGGATCGTTACATCACTCAATAAACAGATCCAGCAGAAAACTAAACACCTGGAGGAG CTTCAAGCAAAGCATGCAGAAGTGAAGACGGGCTGTGATGAAGCAAAGAGAAAACTGTTTGAG gCCACAAAGCAGTCAGAGAAACTGGAGAAAGAGATGAAGTCTTTAGAAGAGTTGGAGGAGCACGCTGACAGCAG TTTGCTGGAGAAGCTGAGGGCTCTGGTGACGATGAATGAGAACTTGAAGAAGCAGGAGCAGGAGTTCCGCACACACTGCAGG GAAGAGATGACTCGTCTGCAGCAGAATATTGAGGAGCTGAAGATGGAATCAGGGCGTGATACAGAGGGGGAGAAG gaGAGGAACCAGCTGATATACAAACAgtacaacacagacagagagaaactaCAGAAGATCCGTCTGCTCATG GCTCGGAGAAACCGTGAGATTGCCATCCTGCAGAGAAAGATCGATGAGATGCCGAGTCGGGCCGAGCTGACGCAGTACCAGAAGAGATTCATTGAACTGTACAGCCAAG TTTCTGCAACACATAAAGAGACCAAGCAGTTCTTCACTCTTTATAACACTTTAGATGACAAGAAGGTTTATCTGGAGAAGGAG GTGAATCTACTTAATTCCATTCATGACAACTTCCAACA GGCCATGTCGTCTTCAGCAGCTAAGGAGCAGTTTCTCAGACAGATGGAGCAAATTGTGGAGGGAATCAAACAAAGTCGTATCAAG atggagaaaaagaagcaaGAGAACAAAATGAGGAGAGATCAGTTGAACGATGAATACCTAGAGCTGCTCGACAAGCAGAGGCTCTACTTCAAAACAGTCAAGGACTTTAAAGAG GAGTGTCGGAAGAACGAAATGCTGCTTTCCAAGCTGCGGGCTAAAGGAGCCTCTTAG
- the ccdc93 gene encoding coiled-coil domain-containing protein 93 isoform X1: MATTSSVFHRVKTGSKIGVQYDQEGNLIQVETREDEEQSVKLSEILELLLAAGYFRSRIKGLSPFDKVVGGMTWCITTCNIEIDVDLLFQENSTIGQKIALTEKIVSVLPKMKCPHRLEPHQIQGLDFIHIFPVIQWLVKRAIETREEMGDYVRAYSISQFQKTHSLPEDEEFFQRKDKAVSAVLDVQEVYKPQRKYRRQKDAGELLDEESRVHSTLLEYGRMSAFFLRYGFSRQTKQDKVDGEKASMASSSQATPSGMAEVSEEDDLQAVEEMRIKTLMTNMAAMANEGGKLTASAVGQIVGLQSEEIKQIASEYAEKQSELTSEERSERFGPQQQHRRIVTSLNKQIQQKTKHLEELQAKHAEVKTGCDEAKRKLFEATKQSEKLEKEMKSLEELEEHADSSLLEKLRALVTMNENLKKQEQEFRTHCREEMTRLQQNIEELKMESGRDTEGEKERNQLIYKQYNTDREKLQKIRLLMARRNREIAILQRKIDEMPSRAELTQYQKRFIELYSQVSATHKETKQFFTLYNTLDDKKVYLEKEVNLLNSIHDNFQQAMSSSAAKEQFLRQMEQIVEGIKQSRIKMEKKKQENKMRRDQLNDEYLELLDKQRLYFKTVKDFKEECRKNEMLLSKLRAKGAS, encoded by the exons ATGGCGACTACTTCGTCTGTTTTCCACCGAGTGAAAACTGGGTCAAAAATAGGGGTCCAGTACGACCAAGAGGGCAACCTTATCCAG GTGGAAACcagagaggatgaagagcagagcgTTAAGCTGTCAGAGATCCTGGAGCTTCTGCTGGCAGCTGGATACTTCAGATCGAGGATTAAGGGACTGTCTCCTTTCGATAAG GTAGTGGGGGGTATGACCTGGTGCATCACCACTTGTAACATTGAAATCGACGTGGATCTTCTTTTTCAAGAAAACTCAACCATTGGCCAGAAAAT AGCCCTGACAGAAAAAATAGTTTCTGTTCTACCGAAGATGAAGTGTCCTCATCGCCTGGAACCCCATCAAATCCAAGGCCTGGACttcattcacatttttccaGTGATACAA TGGCTGGTAAAGCGAGCCATAGAGACAAGGGAAGAGATGGGTGACTATGTGAGAGCCTACTCTATTTCTCAGTTCCAGAAGACCCACAGCCTTCCAGAG GATGAAGAGTTTTTTCAAAGAAAAGACAAGGCTGTGAGTGCAGTTCTAGATGTACAG GAAGTGTACAAACCACAGAGAAAGTACAGGAGACAGAAGGATGCAGGAGAGCTGCTGGACGAGGAGTCCAGGGTACACTCCACTCTGCTGGAATATGGCAG AATGTCAGCTTTCTTCCT GCGATATGGATTCAGTAGGCAGACCAAACAAGACAAG GTGGATGGGGAGAAGGCTTCAATGGCTTCTAGTTCTCAGGCGACACCTTCTGGAATGGCAGAGGTGTCAGAAGAGGATGATCTACAGGCAGTAGAAGAG ATGCGAATCAAAACCCTGATGACCAACATGGCTGCCATGGCAAATGAAGGG GGGAAGTTGACTGCAAGTGCAGTGGGTCAGATAGTGGGACTGCAGTCTGAGGAGATCAAACAGATTGCCTCCGAGTATGCTGAGAAG CAGTCAGAATTGACCTCAGAGGAGCGTTCCGAGAGATTTGGCCCACAACAGCAACACCGCAGGATCGTTACATCACTCAATAAACAGATCCAGCAGAAAACTAAACACCTGGAGGAG CTTCAAGCAAAGCATGCAGAAGTGAAGACGGGCTGTGATGAAGCAAAGAGAAAACTGTTTGAG gCCACAAAGCAGTCAGAGAAACTGGAGAAAGAGATGAAGTCTTTAGAAGAGTTGGAGGAGCACGCTGACAGCAG TTTGCTGGAGAAGCTGAGGGCTCTGGTGACGATGAATGAGAACTTGAAGAAGCAGGAGCAGGAGTTCCGCACACACTGCAGG GAAGAGATGACTCGTCTGCAGCAGAATATTGAGGAGCTGAAGATGGAATCAGGGCGTGATACAGAGGGGGAGAAG gaGAGGAACCAGCTGATATACAAACAgtacaacacagacagagagaaactaCAGAAGATCCGTCTGCTCATG GCTCGGAGAAACCGTGAGATTGCCATCCTGCAGAGAAAGATCGATGAGATGCCGAGTCGGGCCGAGCTGACGCAGTACCAGAAGAGATTCATTGAACTGTACAGCCAAG TTTCTGCAACACATAAAGAGACCAAGCAGTTCTTCACTCTTTATAACACTTTAGATGACAAGAAGGTTTATCTGGAGAAGGAG GTGAATCTACTTAATTCCATTCATGACAACTTCCAACA GGCCATGTCGTCTTCAGCAGCTAAGGAGCAGTTTCTCAGACAGATGGAGCAAATTGTGGAGGGAATCAAACAAAGTCGTATCAAG atggagaaaaagaagcaaGAGAACAAAATGAGGAGAGATCAGTTGAACGATGAATACCTAGAGCTGCTCGACAAGCAGAGGCTCTACTTCAAAACAGTCAAGGACTTTAAAGAG GAGTGTCGGAAGAACGAAATGCTGCTTTCCAAGCTGCGGGCTAAAGGAGCCTCTTAG
- the si:dkey-251i10.3 gene encoding U3 small nucleolar RNA-associated protein 14 homolog A: MAKISKKKVSKKSLKKSTKAPDKVTAVVYDDEEDLNEADDNITSEEEDEEDDGGDERKRQKLLEAISALGGKRKKKLGERSEAAVHMSEFTVNAEGEGDKIDLAELIGTIEETPAVPARTKKQLKSLQQSKRTIECPLSKQESERIQRDVAFQKASAEASRWKGIIGQNQRAEQLIFPLNQEPSGPKPMERVVTGWKAQTPLELEVFALLSANKQPINDPILTPAEEASLKAMSLEEAKIRRAELQKARALQSYYEAKARRERKIKSKKFHKVQNKGKRKELIKQFEEMVKTDPAAALEELNKIEMARMQERMSLKHQNSGKWAKSKAIMAKYDEGARKAMQQQLEVNKELTQKLVTSLNNEEEKEKEETGEAEVIPDFANDAEQGLDSSNPWMRGKLSEDLTDKEIMIVDLTAEEATANTAEKEEDEEKAEEVEETEQETLLREFDSRRKLRQAEEAKTGPEICVDDEVESKDEAEVLDASDKEEEELSKFTSLFRGLTDRHCDAENEQAEAAAVGSHMDAQLEEGLMRIRTLEDVELLIHKGSATDEAPAQPQLPPTTETLPSATLKEGKNRKRKRGIQLEEILTKETKVIQVQLTPTVEDTEDSNEKLDQRGLIKEAFAGDDVISDFLKDKRKQEEAGKPKVDELTLPGWGEWGGMGLKPSRNKRRRFRVKTAPAPPRKDQHLPSVIISEKRNSSISLHQVNSLPFPFENHAQFESTIRSPLGRTWNTERTVKKVTKPKVVTQLGAIIEPMAREELIKDKKQVSVGNKSSVDLGKRNY; encoded by the coding sequence ATGGCTAAAATTTCTAAGAAGAAAGTGAGTAAAAAGAGTCTTAAAAAAAGCACGAAGGCGCCAGATAAGGTTACAGCTGTGGTCTACGACGACGAGGAGGATTTAAATGAAGCAGATGATAACATCACTagtgaggaggaagatgaggaggatgacGGTGGGGATGAACGAAAACGCCAAAAGCTGCTTGAGGCCATCAGCGCTCTCGGCggtaagaggaaaaaaaagctggGAGAAAGGTCTGAGGCGGCTGTCCATATGTCCGAGTTTACTGTCAACGCGGAGGGAGAAGGCGACAAAATCGACCTAGCTGAGCTCATCGGGACTATTGAGGAAACCCCGGCTGTTCCAGCGAGGACCAAGAAGCAGCTTAAGAGCCTGCAGCAGAGTAAAAGGACAATTGAGTGTCCACTCAGCAAGCAGGAGAGTGAGAGGATCCAGAGAGATGTAGCATTCCAGAAGGCATCAGCAGAGGCGTCCCGCTGGAAGGGGATTATCGGACAGAACCAGAGAGCTGAGCAGCTGATCTTCCCCCTCAACCAGGAGCCCTCTGGTCCCAAACCCATGGAGAGGGTAGTGACTGGCTGGAAAGCGCAAACCCCACTTGAGCTGGAAGTCTTTGCTCTCCTGTCTGCAAACAAGCAGCCCATTAATGACCCCATTCTGACCCCAGCCGAGGAGGCTTCCCTGAAGGCGATGAGCCTAGAGGAGGCCAAGATCCGTCGTGCTGAGCTACAGAAAGCCCGTGCACTGCAGTCCTACTATGAGGCTAAAGCccggagagagagaaagatcaAGAGTAAGAAATTCCATAAAGTGCAAAACAAGGGCAAGCGTAAAGAGTTAATTAAGCAGTTTGAAGAGATGGTGAAGACAGACCCGGCTGCTGCCTTAGAGGAGCTGAATAAGATAGAGATGGCCAGGATGCAGGAGAGGATGTCACTGAAGCACCAGAACAGCGGCAAGTGGGCAAAGTCCAAGGCAATCATGGCCAAATACGATGAAGGAGCTCGCAAGGcgatgcagcagcagctggaggtgAACAAAGAGCTGACGCAGAAGCTGGTGACATCACTCAATaatgaggaagagaaggaaaaagaggaaacgGGTGAAGCAGAGGTGATTCCTGATTTTGCGAATGATGCTGAGCAGGGACTGGATTCTTCAAATCCGTGGATGAGAGGCAAGCTCTCTGAAGATCTCACTGATAAAGAGATTATGATTGTGGATCTTACAGCAGAGGAAGCAACAGCAAATACAGCTgagaaagaagaggatgaggagaaggCGGAAGAAGTGGAAGAAACGGAACAGGAAACACTCCTCAGAGAGTTTGACAGTAGGAGGAAACTCCGTCAGGCTGAGGAGGCTAAAACAGGACCTGAAATATGCGTAGATGATGAAGTGGAGAGTAAAGATGAAGCTGAGGTTTTAGATGCTTCagacaaagaggaggaggaacttTCAAAGTTCACAAGCCTTTTCAGGGGATTAACAGACAGGCATTGTGATGCTGAAAATGAGCAGGCTGAGGCAGCAGCAGTTGGCAGCCACATGGACGCTCAACTGGAAGAAGGACTGATGAGGATCAGGACTCTAGAGGATGTGGAGCTCCTCATTCATAAGGGCTCAGCCACTGATGAAGCACCTGCTCAGCCCCAGTTACCACCCACTACAGAAACCTTACCGTCAGCTACACTAAAGGaaggcaaaaacagaaaaaggaaaagagggatCCAACTTGAGGAAATTCTCACCAAAGAGACAAAAGTCATCCAAGTTCAACTCACTCCAACAGTTGAGGACACAGAGGATTCCAATGAAAAGCTGGACCAGAGGGGGCTTATTAAGGAGGCCTTTGCAGGAGACGATGTCATCTCAGACTTCCTCAAGGACAAGAGGAAGCAGGAGGAGGCAGGAAAACCTAAAGTGGATGAACTTACGCTGCCTGGGTGGGGGGAGTGGGGAGGGATGGGCCTTAAGCCATCCCGCAACAAACGCCGGAGGTTCAGGGTCAAGACGGCACCAGCACCGCCCAGAAAAGACCAGCATCTGCCCAGTGTCATCATctcagagaaaagaaacagctCCATCAGCCTCCACCAGGTAAACTCGCTGCCCTTTCCCTTCGAGAACCACGCACAGTTTGAGAGCACCATCCGCTCTCCACTGGGCCGCACCTGGAATACAGAGCGGACTGTGAAAAAGGTCACCAAGCCTAAAGTGGTCACCCAGCTGGGTGCCATCATCGAGCCCATGGCTCGGGAGGAGCTGATAAAGGACAAAAAGCAAGTGTCTGTGGGGAATAAAAGTAGTGTGGACTTGGGGAAAAGAAATTATTAA